A single genomic interval of Longimicrobiales bacterium harbors:
- the cysK gene encoding cysteine synthase A, whose translation MGQQERIYDDITKTVGGTPLIYLNRLAAGLPARIAVKHEGFNPFNSVKDRIGVAMVEDAIARGALKPGMTIVEPTSGNTGIGIAYAAAVLGYRCIFTMPDTMTVERRNMLRALGARVELTEGAKGMKAAMARAEEIASELGDRAWIPQQFANPANPAIHYRTTGPEIWSDTAGRVDIFVSGVGTGGTITGAGRYLREQKRDIRIVAVEPAESAILSGGQPSPHKQQGIGAGFVPEVLDTDVFDEVVRVTNEDAIETTRRLAREEAIFAGISSGSITWAALQIAARPENAGKLIVSIICDFGERYLSNPVYTEMPDADALAIP comes from the coding sequence ATGGGACAGCAAGAGCGGATCTACGACGACATCACGAAGACGGTGGGCGGCACGCCGCTGATCTACCTGAACCGGCTCGCGGCGGGACTGCCCGCGCGCATCGCGGTGAAGCACGAGGGATTCAATCCGTTCAACTCGGTCAAGGACCGGATCGGCGTGGCGATGGTGGAGGACGCGATAGCGCGGGGCGCTCTCAAACCGGGCATGACGATCGTGGAGCCGACGAGCGGCAACACGGGGATCGGCATCGCGTACGCGGCGGCGGTGCTCGGGTATCGCTGCATCTTCACGATGCCGGACACGATGACGGTGGAGCGGCGCAACATGCTGCGGGCGCTCGGCGCGCGTGTGGAGCTGACGGAGGGGGCGAAGGGGATGAAGGCGGCGATGGCGCGGGCGGAGGAGATCGCGTCCGAGCTCGGCGATCGTGCGTGGATCCCGCAGCAGTTTGCGAATCCGGCCAACCCGGCCATCCACTATCGGACGACGGGCCCGGAGATCTGGTCGGACACCGCGGGGCGGGTGGACATCTTCGTGTCGGGGGTCGGCACGGGCGGCACGATCACGGGCGCCGGCCGTTACCTGCGCGAACAGAAACGGGACATCCGGATCGTGGCGGTGGAGCCTGCGGAGAGTGCGATCCTGTCGGGCGGGCAGCCGTCACCGCACAAGCAGCAGGGCATCGGCGCGGGCTTCGTACCCGAGGTGCTCGACACGGACGTATTCGATGAGGTAGTGCGCGTCACGAACGAGGATGCGATCGAGACGACGCGCCGGCTCGCACGCGAGGAAGCGATCTTCGCGGGGATCTCATCCGGCTCGATCACGTGGGCGGCACTGCAGATCGCGGCACGTCCGGAGAACGCCGGGAAGCTCATCGTGTCGATCATCTGCGATTTCGGCGAGCGCTACCTGTCGAATCCCGTATACACCGAGATGCCGGACGCGGACGCGCTCGCTATTCCGTGA
- a CDS encoding VOC family protein, translated as MENGYGMAPPGYRLPAESHPGAVRLQVSDLSRSLAFYEGLLGMNVIARDGERARLAAAGSERALLELRAGAQPRTSRGGRLGLYHFAVLLPDRPALGRLLSHLMSHGVHPGAADHLVSEALYLQDPDDLGIELYRDRPRSEWTTRGGELAMSTDPLDGAAIIESAGGESWDGMPAGTSIGHVHLHVGDIAAARSFYHDALGFDVMVSGYPGALFMAAGGYHHHLGVNTWAGAHAVPPAEHEPQLLSWDLVLPTTADVAAAADSLARNGCVVSPEEIGGSIALDPWQTPLRLTAVTE; from the coding sequence ATGGAGAACGGTTACGGCATGGCGCCGCCAGGGTACCGGCTGCCTGCGGAGTCGCATCCGGGCGCAGTGCGCCTCCAGGTCAGTGACCTCTCCCGGTCCCTCGCCTTCTACGAGGGCCTGCTGGGGATGAACGTCATCGCGCGCGACGGCGAGCGGGCACGCCTCGCCGCCGCCGGCAGCGAGCGGGCTCTGCTCGAGCTGCGCGCGGGTGCCCAGCCCCGCACTTCCCGAGGCGGCCGGCTCGGACTCTATCACTTTGCGGTCCTGCTGCCCGACCGCCCGGCACTGGGGCGGCTCCTGTCACACCTCATGAGCCATGGCGTGCACCCGGGCGCGGCGGATCACCTCGTGAGCGAGGCGCTGTATCTCCAGGATCCCGACGACCTGGGCATCGAGCTGTACCGTGACCGGCCGCGCTCCGAATGGACGACCCGCGGCGGCGAGCTGGCGATGTCCACCGACCCGCTCGACGGAGCCGCCATCATCGAGTCAGCCGGCGGCGAGTCCTGGGATGGCATGCCCGCCGGCACCAGCATCGGACACGTGCATCTGCACGTCGGCGACATCGCCGCCGCGCGGTCGTTCTACCATGACGCACTCGGCTTCGATGTCATGGTCTCCGGCTATCCCGGCGCACTGTTCATGGCAGCCGGCGGCTATCATCACCACCTCGGCGTCAACACCTGGGCCGGCGCGCACGCCGTGCCGCCGGCCGAGCACGAGCCGCAGCTCCTGAGCTGGGACCTCGTACTGCCGACCACGGCCGATGTCGCCGCCGCGGCCGACAGCCTGGCGCGCAACGGCTGCGTCGTATCACCGGAAGAAATCGGCGGGAGCATCGCCCTCGATCCGTGGCAGACGCCGCTGCGGCTGACCGCCGTCACGGAATAG